One Micromonospora sp. FIMYZ51 genomic window carries:
- a CDS encoding alkaline phosphatase PhoX yields MDRRTLLRATVAGGAAAFSGSLWAGAALAAPAQPGPGPYGPLGAADANGIRLPAGFTSRVVARSRQAVAGTSYTWHDAPDGGACFAAGTGWIYVSNSEITPGGGASAIRFNADGSIASAYRILSGTNQNCAGGATPWATWLSCEEVSRGYVYETYPQGGTSAVRRDAMGRFKHEAAACDSDRRVIYLTEDESNGCFYRFRPTSWGNLASGTLEVLVAGTATSGPVTWARVPDPAAASTQTRSQVSGAKRFNGGEGCWYADGTCWFTTKGDNRVWAYDAVNQRIALAYDDSLVSGTAPLTGVDNITGARSGDLYVAEDGGDMEICVITPDEVVAPFLRITGQSASEICGPAFSPDGTRFYFSSQRGTSGSSSGGITYEVRGPFR; encoded by the coding sequence ATGGATCGTCGTACTCTGCTGCGTGCCACCGTCGCCGGTGGCGCCGCCGCCTTCTCCGGCAGCCTGTGGGCCGGTGCCGCCCTGGCCGCTCCCGCCCAGCCCGGTCCCGGCCCGTACGGGCCGCTCGGTGCCGCCGACGCCAACGGCATCCGGCTGCCCGCCGGCTTCACCAGCCGGGTCGTGGCCCGGTCCCGCCAGGCAGTCGCCGGCACGTCGTACACCTGGCATGACGCGCCCGACGGCGGTGCCTGCTTCGCCGCCGGCACGGGTTGGATCTACGTCTCGAACTCTGAGATCACCCCGGGCGGCGGGGCGTCGGCGATCCGGTTCAACGCCGACGGCAGCATCGCCTCGGCGTACCGGATCCTCTCCGGCACCAACCAGAACTGCGCCGGCGGCGCCACCCCGTGGGCGACCTGGCTCTCCTGCGAGGAGGTCAGTCGCGGGTACGTCTACGAGACGTACCCGCAGGGCGGCACGTCGGCGGTGCGCCGGGACGCGATGGGCCGGTTCAAGCACGAGGCCGCCGCCTGCGACTCGGACCGCCGGGTGATCTACCTGACCGAGGACGAGAGCAACGGCTGCTTCTACCGGTTCCGCCCGACGAGTTGGGGCAACCTCGCCAGCGGCACGCTTGAGGTGCTGGTCGCCGGTACCGCCACCAGCGGCCCGGTGACCTGGGCACGGGTGCCCGACCCCGCGGCGGCGAGCACGCAGACCCGCAGCCAGGTCTCCGGCGCCAAGCGCTTCAACGGTGGGGAGGGCTGCTGGTACGCCGACGGCACCTGCTGGTTCACCACGAAGGGCGACAACCGGGTCTGGGCGTACGACGCGGTCAACCAGCGCATCGCCCTGGCGTACGACGACTCACTCGTCTCCGGCACCGCGCCGCTGACCGGAGTGGACAACATCACCGGTGCCCGGTCGGGCGACCTGTACGTCGCCGAGGACGGCGGCGACATGGAGATCTGTGTCATCACGCCCGACGAGGTGGTGGCACCCTTCCTGCGTATCACCGGCCAGTCCGCCTCGGAGATCTGCGGGCCGGCCTTCTCCCCGGACGGCACCCGCTTCTACTTCTCCTCACAGCGCGGCACCTCCGGCTCGTCGTCCGGCGGGATCACCTACGAGGTACGCGGCCCCTTCCGCTGA